Within the Thermanaeromonas toyohensis ToBE genome, the region AACGTGCCAAGGCTTGGTAGTAATTGCTGTACGGTAGTTAGGCCCGCATATGAAAAACATCACCTTCTGCCATCTCCTTGTAGAGTTGCCTCCACAGGTGTTTAGCTAACTCCGCTACTCGCTCCTCTAGCTTCTCCCTGACTTGTTCAATTGTGGCTGACATAAGGCTTACCTCCTTTTGATATGGTGTTTTTAACTAGGCGTATCGCCTAGCTTCTAAGGCAATTATAGCAGGTAAATTGGCCTACGTCAATAGGCAATTAGAAAAATTTCATGTGCATTTTTCCTGCCTAGTTGTGCTTTTCGGTAAAACATGATAAACTTATAGCTGGAAGGAGGAAAGCGCTATGCCTATCGAATGCAGGCTTTCGACTATCCTTGGTGCTAGGCGGCTTAAGCAGGCCGATTTGATTAGAGCTACGGGCTTAGCCAAGGCGACGGTAACAGACTTATACTATGACCGGGCTAAGCGAATAGACTTTGCTACACTAGAGAAGCTATGTAAGGCCCTAAACTGCCAGCCCGGCGATCTGCTCGTCTTTGTGCCCGATGAAGAGCAAGGCCGCTAGGGAACGCGGCTCATGGGCTCGTGGGCCTGTGGCTCATGGGTCCGGCTAGTGAGCTTGTGGGCCCGTATGGGAAGTAGAGTTTTCCACAGGGGTAAAGGGGAGCAAACACAAGTGCTGGATAAAATACGTGAATGTATAAAAGAGGGCAAATGGGCCATGACTGCCCACGCGAGGGCTAGGGCAGGACAGCGCAAAATTAAGGATGAGGAAGTTGTTTATGCCCTGGTCAACGGGGAAATATTGGAGAATTACCCTGACGACCCCCGTGGGCCGAGCGCTCTTATTCTGGGTTATACCGAAGACAAAAGGCCATTGCACGTCGTTTGTGCCTTCGACCCTTCGGGAACACTGCTCATTATAACTGTCTACGAGCCTCAGCCTCCGAAATGGGTAGACGAGAAAACGAGGGGGTGAAAAACGACATGGTGACCCGTTGCTATCTTTGCGGAGGTAAAACAGTTCAGCGCCTGGTCACCGCCGAAAACTGGTGGGGCGACCAACTGACCTTAGTGGAGGGTGTGCCGGCCTGGGTATGTGAGAACTGTGGTGAAAAATACTTTGAGGCCGAAGTTTGCCGCATCTTAGACGCTATGCGTGAGGCCCCGCCAGCGGAAGAGAGGATAATGCGTGTGCCTGTTTACAAGTTCCCGCCCGCTCGCCTAGCAAAAACGCCTTCTACAAGGCCCTAGAAAGGCCGTGAAAAGGCCGGGAGGTATTTTGGGTACCTGCCCGGCCTTTTTCACGGGCTTGTAGGCCAAAATAGAAGGCGTGCTTAGGGCTTAAAGCCTGGGCTTTAAACTTAGAGCTTCCTCACGCGCTCCCGGACCTGGAGGAGGCGGTTAACGGGCGAACACTGGGCATTTTCCCGGTGAAGGTCGGCCTCCACGAGGACAGTATAGCGGCGGGTGGTGTTGAGCGAAGTATGGCCCAGTTGCCTCTGAACGTAGAAAGCCGTGGCACCGCTTCGTAAAGCGAGGATGGCCGCGCTGTGGCGTAGGGTGTAAGGCGTCACGTTTATCCCCAATTCCCTGGAGTAGCGTTTTAGCCGGTGGGCCCAGGAGGAGACCAGCATCCTCTGGCCGTTCTCGCTGCAAAACACGGGCACTGCCGGACCCCATGCCGCAGGCCGGGCATTGATGAGCCGGGCCAGGTACTTAGCCGTTTGGGCGTTAAAGACCACGGTGCGGGGCAGGCGGGTCTTGCTTATATGGGCCGGTATGTACGCCTCATAACTGCGGAGGTTGAAATGCTCAGGCAGGAGGGCCAGGGCCTCAGAGGGCCTTGTGCCCGTATCGAGTGAGAAAAGGAGCAAAGCGAGGTCACGCAAGCCCGTGAAGGTATCTTGCCTTCGCTTGAGGAAGCTCACCAGAGCGGCTAGCTCTTCCTCCGCGGCTGCCCGGGGCGTTTCGCCTTCACGGCGCTGCCTTACCTTTACCACAGGGTTGGAGGGAATAATCCCTATGTGCATGGCCCAGCGGAAAAAGGTATTCAGCTTGCGCCGGGCGGTATTGAAGAAGCTGGGTTTGCTGGGCGCAAGCCTGGCGAAATACTCGAGAACGGCTTCCTCCAGCGCCTCCGGCTGGGACCAGGCATCCGGCCTGTGGGCGAAAAACCGGCGTATGTGCCATTCGTAATCGTTAAGGCTTCGCTCCGCCAAACCCCCGGCCTGCTTCTCCCGCAGGAAAGCGCTTAGAGCATCCTCCCAGGTGGCAAATTTCTCTCTGGGGTTTATACGCAGCACGCGGGCCATAAAAAACTAATCCCTCCCGTGGCATCGCTCACTTTGGAGCGTTGCCCGTGGAGGGTCTTTTTCAGGAGCATCGCTCTCGGCAGTTTTATAGCACGGGTATATACTGGAGGCGCGGGCCGGATTTGAACCGGCGAATGGCGGTTTTGCAGACCGCAGCGTTAGCCACTTCGCCACCGCGCCTTATAGATAAAATGGAGCGGAAGACGGGATTTGAACCCGCGACCCCCGCCTTGGCAAGGCGATGCTCTACCGCTGAGCTACTTCCGCCCGTGCATCTTCTATTTTAGTTGGTCGTTAATCTTTTGTCAAGAAGTAAAGGGCTCTATAATAAAAAGTGTGGGATAGGGGTAGATGGGATTAAGCGAGTGGGAAGGTAGATTTTGGTTGTAGGAGGAAAAGGACGGGGGCACATCCAAATGAATATTAGCAATCCAAAACCCTTTCAAGAGAGGAGTGCCCCCATGCACAAGATTAGCACGTTCACCCTCGAAGAGCAAGAGAATTTTGAGAAAATACTACAGCCCATTTTAGAAGAACCCCAAGACCCAGGAGATATTGTGTTAAAGGTAACCGTAGACCCTCCAGAGGTATGTCCTGTATGCAACGAAGGCAAATTACACAGGCATGGCTTCTTAAAGGAGAACCAGAAGCCGAAAGAAAGAAGAATTCGCCATGCCTTCTTATACAGTAGATGGGTCATTCTATTGTGGGTTCCCGTACGGTATAAGTGTTACCGTTGTGGCAAGACTTATACCCTTCGTCCTCCGGGTACCAGCCCCTGGGCCAGATTTACAAAATTAGGGGTGCAGACAGTAGTTTATTATGCCCAGAGGATGAGCTTTACTTATGCGGCTCAAATGTTAAACCTTACCCCCACTAGGGTTATAAGATTAGTGGACAAGTATGTCCAGCCTAATCTTCCTTTTGATGATACTCAAGAACCTATAGTGTTAACCTTAGATGAGCTATCCTTTACTGGGAACGATTTTGTATGCATGGTAGGGAGGTTGGAACCGGACAAGAGGCCTTTGACTATTTTAGAGGATGTGAGAACGGCAACTATAAAGGCTTACCTAGAAGAGCTCAAGAAAGCTGGGGTCAAAGTAGAGGCGGTAGTAATTGACATGAAAGACTCTTGGCGTAAGTTAATCAAAGCAATATTTCCTTCAGCCAAGATAATAGTAGACCCTTTTCATGTGATCCAGGATGCTAACCGTCGTTTAGATGAGGCAAGAAGGATAGAGCAAGAAGCGAGCAAAGAGAAGATACCCCGGTTTCCTCTGATTAAAGCTAAAGAGAGACTTACTCCCAGACAGCAAGAGGCATTAGAAAAAATTAAAGATAAATACCCGTCCCTCTATGAATTATACCAGCTAAAGGAAGACTTAAGGCAAATTCTAAGGATGGACCGGGTAGAAGAGGCAGAAGCTGCTTTGAGCCGTTGGTTTATAAATGCAGAATGCGCTGAAAATGCAGAGGGACGGATATGGGCCCGTACTATCAAGTCTTGGAGGTCAGAAATATTAAACCTGGTAAGATATACCCAGCAAGGTCGCCGGTACACTAATGGCTATATAGAAGGTAAAAATACCTTAAGCAAAATGCTTAAACGCTTAAGTTTCGGCTTCAGAAATCGCATTCATTTCATCAAAAAAATCTTCCTAGGATGTTGCCCCCAAAATCTGATCCCACAACTATTGACATAGAGCCGAAGTAAAGGGCTCTAGAATGTAGATAGGCCAGAGTTTCGTTTACAGTACTTTGAGAGGGTTAAACAGGTATTGAAAAGGGTGGGTATCCCAGGGGTATTATCAAAGTGGCTACCAAAAACCCGAAAGGAGGGACACCCACCCAATGACATTCCTATTCCCTCCGGACCATCTCCACTTCATCTCTACATCAAATCCGCTTATTGAACATATGTACTATAAAGATTTTGTTTATGCAACACGACAATATTCCACTACCGCTTCAACAATAGCCTTTAAATTAGTATTAGGGGTTCTTAAGGGTACAGCACATTCGGGAGCGATAATTTCTATTCCTGCTTCACAAATGGCGAATACTTCCCTACGTACATCTTCTGGAGTACCCTCGAGGAGGGTGACTGGATTATTCACGTTTCCGATTAAAGAAATTCTTCCTGCTACTATTTCGTGGGCGCGGCGGGGATTAACTTTGGAATCAAAATGAAAACCACTGAACCCCGCTAGGACAACATACTCTAAGCGGTCAATAGTATTGCCGCAGATATGCAAGATAGTAGGACCTTCGATTTGTCTTGTTATTTCCTGGTGGACGGGTAAAAGAAAATCACGGTAGCACGTGCCACTTACCAGATCGCCAGTGGCATGATCGGCTACGGTAATCACATCCGCTCCAGCTTTAAGCTGGGCGTTAGCGAACATAACCGAGACCTCTTTTAATCTAGCTAGAAAACGGTGTACTTTGTCGGGTTCCAAGATAGTTTTAATCAGGAAATTTTGTACACCATGCAAGTGGTAGGATAAAGTCCACGGCCCCATAACTTTTCCTATAAGACAGACGTAATCACCGTACTCTCTTTTTAATATTTTTAAGGCTTTCAGTACAGTTCGTACTGGTGGCCGGTCTAAGAAATCTGTGGGTACCTTTATTTCCTCTGGATCCCCAAAGGGGTTTTCCAACACATCGGGCATAGTGTCAAGTGTACCCCAATTTATTTTTAGCCCAAAGGCCGCTACCTCCTGTACCACACTAAAATAGGGTGCGATAGTATCGAAGCCCAAAAGTTCGTAGCCCGTAGCGGCTAGCCGGGCCATCTTTTCAGGGTCTAGGTGTACCTCAGGAAAATAAGCACCGCAAGCTTCCATAGACTCCACAGTAGCTACCGAAGTGGGATTCCCCACGGGAATACGATCCACCCGCTGACGATATAAAGCTCTTAAGAAACGCTCTTTAGGTGTCATAGCATCCATGAACTTCACTCCTTTTAAAAGGGTGTTACAAAAATAGGACTACAACACTCATGAATCCCACTGCCATCGGACTGTGATATTGTTATAGATTCTTTCAGTTTGGGAGGACTAAAAAAATTTTTCGCGAATAATATTATTAACTCTTGGTTTATATTCTGGTTTATATTCCCGGGAGGTAAAAATAAACATGGCTTATGCTAAGATAGATGCGGGTATATGTGGCTTTATTACTGAAGTAGAAGTAATCGCGCATGACATAATGCAAGCTAAAGTCAAAATTAACACCACCTGCCCTAATATCCAAAAAATAGCTGCTGAGCTTACCGAGGTCAATCCCCTAGAAGAAATCGGAAATAAAAATGAAGGCAGCCGTATTCGCGAGTTCTTCCAGCGGTATAGCCCCCATGCTGCCTGTCCTGTTCCTTCTGGGCTAGTAAAGGCCATAGAAGTAGCCGCAGGCCTGGCTCTACCCCGGGATGCTCATATATATGTATCGCGCTGATGGTACCAGATCCTAAGGACCGTGCTAAACAATCTATAAGTTTTATAGAAGCCCCTGTCAGAGGGCTCACCATGATTACCAGTAGTTACCTGTTCTAAATTCTTTCGGGTCTACCGCTTGACCGGGGAACACCTCTAGGAAGTCCTCCCCATCTAATTGCAAATTTATGAGACGCTCTAGCCATTTTAAATCACCCTGCAATTCATCATAATGCAGATTACAGAAAGCAGCAAACGCCCGGGTATACTGCCGATCCTCCACACCCTGGCTTTGCCCCGTATCGATGAAGGCTACGCGGGTATACCCTTTAAGCACCTCTTTTAAAATCCACCTGGCTGTCTCTTCACCGTAAAGGGAAACACATCGCTGGTATTCTTTGTAAGGATCGGAACCGAATTCTATCCAGCCTCGGCTTAAATAATAAGCATTGCCCTTCTCTTTATCTCTTTCATGGGCTGTACGAGATCCTAAGAGCAACCCGATGCAGTCGTCAGCCTTAGGAATCACTAGACGACAGCGGCGGGTTTGCAAACCGGCTATACCATTGCCACATAAGCCATAACCAAGAATAATAACACCATTAAATCCTTCTTTTTCCAGCCGTTCAATATTTTCCTGCACCGTGGTCCGGAGTAAATCCGGTGTCCGGTGTAAACCTTGCTTTAAAAAGGTAACTTCCTTAAGGTTTACCCCTAAGCTTTCTAGCTCGTAGCGCAAAACCTCGCAGGCAATAATATATCTTGCTACCTGCAAAAATAGAGCACCTCCAAAGCAAAACAAGGAGCCTTTCTAGGCTCCCAGGAAATTTATAGTGTAAACGGAACCCAGCGATATAACAATTTAGGGGTTATAGTTTCATAGGTAAGGTTCCCCACTCGTTCACCATTTCACCAATTCTCTTAATACGAGAAAACTTGGCGTTAGCCGGCACAGTATCAGCCACACCAAGGATAAACCGATAACCTGGTGCTATCTCTTTAAAGAGCCTACGCATAAAGGCCTCAAATTCTTCATCTGTCATACTCTCTTCTTCCAACACCACCGACGGTACCCCACCGAAGATAGTCACTTTATCCTTAAAAGCTTTCTTAATCTCCGAAATTGTACATTTGGTCATGGGTTGAGGGCATATGGCCTCTGCTATGTCCATCCCGCTCTCGGCTAAAAGGTGTAATAATCCCTGATTTTCCCCGTCACAATGGCATAAAAGAAGCTTGCCTTTTTCATGAAGTAAGCTGGATAGCTTTTGAAGGTAAGGCATGATATATTTCTCAAAGAAAGGTGGATAAGTAAGCATTTCATCGAAATTAGCCCCCGAAAATACTACTTCTGCTGGAGAATCAGCTAAAATACGGAATACGCTGTCAAAGTATGGTTCCATATCTTCACAGAGTTGCTCCAACTCTTTAGGATGGTCGTACAGCTCTAAGTAGAATTGGGTAGGACTCATGAACTCCTTCATGATGTGGTGCATGGGGCTGGCTGAAAGGTTAGCGAAGGCGGCAGCAAAACCACGGTCGCCGACTTTTTCCTGATATTGCCTATAATTATCATAATCAGGAGTAACTTTGAGGTTACGGAAAATATATCCTACCACTTTGTAGTCTTCAGGCTTCTTTATTATATGCTCCTCAATCCAAGTAATAGAAGCCCCCGCTTTTCGCATTTCCTCTGTATATAAAATTTTACAAGAAACATTACCTATAGGCGTTCTGTATTCTACTACTGTAGCCTCGCTTTCTTTCTTAACTACCCTTTCTACATTTTGTAGTTCAACCCGGTAAGCCATTCCCCAAAGGCGATAAAGTCCAAGCCCGCGATCGATGTTATCATCTTCTGAACGGACATTCAAAAATTCTGGCACTATCCGGTGATGGGCTACACCTAAAGCATCATATATCTGTTCAAGGGTATAACCTTGATATTCAGGGGGTAACGTCCCGTATAAGGAGTTGCTGTTATACCACAGATCTAGCCGTGGTGCCCAGGGCAATTTGTCCGGCCATTCCCCTCGTGCAGCTCTAAGCATACGTTCTTTATGTGTCATCATAAGGTCATCAGCCCGCTTCTTTAGGTTTGTGACCAGGGGCGAAGGCCCCTGGTCAAGGGAGATTAGTCTAGCTCTAATGGATACTTCCCATATTTTTTCACAGCTCGGGCCAAGGCCCAAACATTCTCCACCTTAGCATAGGCCGGCAAGCTGTTGGCGCTGCTCAAAATATAGCCTCCACCAGGGCCCGCTACCCTTATACGTTCCTTTACCTCGGCCTCTACTTCCTCCGGTGTGCCTTGCGTAAGGGTATAATCTAAATCTATATTCCCTACTAAGCAGACCCGATGCCCATACTCCCGCTTCATCTTACCGATATCCATAGCTGCCGGCTGGATGGGATGGATGGCGCTCATCCCTAAGCTCAAGAGATCCTCCATAATGGGAAACAAGTTCCCATCGCTATGAAAGATCCAAGGTTTCTTGATAGCCTGGGCTACCACCTTCATATGGGGCAAGAGGAACTCCCGGAAGGCATCGGGGGAGAGCCAAGGACCTTTATTGTCGGCGATATCATCGTTAGCCCAGAAGAAATCAAAGTCCATTTCATTTAAATGTTCAACCACCCTAGCTGACCACTCAGAAAAGCGGGAGTGGATCTCATGGATAAGCTTGGGGTTATCGAACATAGCATAGGCGAAATTATCTAGCCCCATACTATTGATGGTAGAAGCAGCCCCCAACCGGATACGGGCAAAAACCGCATATTTGCCCTTATATTTAGCGATCCACTCGGCTACCTTTTCATAACGCGCCGGGTGATCCGGGTCAGGCAGGTACTGGTCGAATAATTTAAGGGAATCTTCGTTGACCAGTAGGCCCTTCTCGATAAAATTACGACCTTCAGCGTCTACACCCATCTTGGCGATCCACGGTGGGAAAAAGTCAAAGGTAATCTTCGGCGGGTTATAATAATTCTCATGAAAGGCATCTGCACCTTGCATAGATTGACCTGTACCCGCCTGCCCGCCAGATGGATAGTGATACCCGAAGGCATCTAGACCTAAGACATCGCACAGCTCATCGGGTGTAAAGTTATCCCGCCCCATGATCTGGATCTGCAAAGGTTCCTCAACGTCATTTTCAACGAAGGGAACCCGGTCGGGTACTCCGCGGGCCAGCGCTGTGAGTACACGTTGGCGCGGCGTCATCTCTGACATTTTGTATTCACCTCCTGATTAAAATTTAACATATTTTAACTTTGAAAGAAATACCACTTTTTGTTTAGTGGATATCTTAAGCAGATATTTCTTCTAAGACTCTCCCTTTAGTCTCCTCACCCAATACAATAACTGCTAGAGCTGCAATTACAAAAGCCAAAGCACCTAAAGCAAAAACTGCATGTTGACCTGCGCGCGGTAATATTACCCCCACCACATAAGGTCCAATAAGGGCCCCTACACGGCCGATGGAAGAAGCAAACCCTGCCCCTGTTGCTCGTGCCCGGGTGGGATACAACTCGGGTGTATAGGCGTATATAACAGACCACATACCAAACATGAAGAATTGCATACATAGGCCAAAGGTGATAAGGGTGTTTATAGTACTCGCAGTTCCATAGAGATAAGCCGCTATAGCGGATCCTAAAAAGGCGATAGCTGCAGAAGGCTTGCGCCCCAAAACCTCCACAGCGTAAGCTGCTGTAAAGAAGCCTGGTACACCGGCCAAGGAAATAAGGAGGGTATAGAAAACCGACTTAGTTACAGCAAAACCTTTTAGCTGGAGCATAGCCCCTAGCCACGTGGTTAAACCATAGTAGCCCAGCAGACCGAAAAACCACACACACCATATCATTACAGTACGTTTAGCGTAACCAGGAGCCCATAAGTCGAAAAAAGAAAATTTACGTTCAGTTTTCGCCGTGGTATACGGTACAGGCTTGGGTGGCGGCAATTCTTGCCCCCCAAGTGCCTTCTTAACTTCCTCTTCAAAGGCGCTCATAACACGATCAGCTTCTTCTAGTCGACCTCTATCTTCTAGCCAACGCGGGGATTCTGGTACAATCCGCCGGATGATAAGAACGAAAATAGCTGGAATCCCCTCCGCTATAAAGACCCAACGCCACCCACCTATGGGCAAGATAATATAGGCTAGGAGGCCAGCAGTAATGAAACCCAGAGGCCAGAACCCCTCCAACAAGGCAATATACTTACCGCGATGTTGAGCTGGTATAAATTCGGAAACGAGGGACTGCCCAATGGGGAATTCCATACCCATACCGAAGCCTAGTAAAATACGGAGCAAAGCCAACTGTTGAGGCGTCTGTGCTAGGCCGCACAGGATGCTAGCCGCACCCCAAATCACCATACTCCATTGGAAGACTAACTTCCGGCCGAACCTATCGGCCAGCATACCTGCCGTACCCGCTCCTAGAAACATACCTAAAAAACTCATGCTGGAGAGTAATCCTGTTTGGGCAGTGGATAAATTGAAGTAAGTTTTGAGGGAACCCAAAACAAAGGTGAGCATAGCTAAATCAACAGAATCGAATAACCAGGCCGTAGCTATAATTAGAAAAATCTTCTTTTGATAGGAAGTCAATGGTAGTCTTTCTAATCTTTGAGGAATACCAATACGTTCGCTCCTACTCACAGATTGGGCCATATAATTCCCCCCTCTCCTTTTTTCCTAGTTTTGTAATCTTGGGTTTATAAAGTATTTTGGCTTTTTTATTAACAAACCTCCTTCCTGATTAATATTTTTTAGATGCCCTTTTGCATTTTACATATTCGCTATACCCCTGTTCTCTCCTTTGAACAATTCCTTCATTTTTTTGTACAATTATGATTTGTTCTATATACCACAAGGCCTGACCACCTGATGATATACTTGTACTCAAAGGAATACAAAATCCTACATTACAGTCGTACTTCGGAAAATGCCGGGTGTTACACCTACCTCTCGCTTAAATACCCGAGAAAAATAGGCTACATCATTATAACCCACCCTCCGGGATATCTCTTCCAAAGTTAAATCCCCTTTACGTAGAAGCAATTTAGCCTGTTCCAGGCGCACTAGGGTTAAATACTCGATAACTGTACGGCCTAGTTCTTGTTTGAAAAGCCGACTTAAATGAGCTGGACTTATTCCTACTGCCCGGGCTACATCTTCTACCCCGATGTTGCGGGAAAAATTTTTGTTAATATAAGCTATAGCTTGCTTGATATAGGGAGAGGAAATCCGTGTTTTACCTGACCTAGCGCAGGTACTATTAATAAAATCTTCCAAAGCTTGGAAAATCCAAAGAATACTTTCTTCTAAAGAAAGTTTACTCAAACCTTCCATATATTTCATGCTCAGTTCTAAAATCTCTTCCGCTGTAGCACCCCCAGCTAGGGCAGCCCGAGAAAGCAAAGCCAGGAGTTCGAGAAGCCGGAACTTGATAGTCTCTGCTCGGTTTATCCCTACAAATAGGATATTGCCTAACAACTCTTCCAGGACGGTTTCAGCTCCTTCACGATCTCCCAGACGGACTTTGGTTATTAAAGCTTGTTCTTTTTCTAGCTGGTAAGAATCCCCCTGGCGCCAAGGCTGGGCTTCTACCAGCCAAGACCATAAAGAACCTCCAGTGATTTGTTCAGATTTGACTGCTGGAAATCTACATCCTCTACTTGGGTCAGCCGGTGGTATATTATTGTTTGAGGCCAGCGAGGGGATGGGGAGGGCAGAGGTAGCAATATGTCTGGCCACTAGTTTAAGCAGTTCTACTGCACCCTGTACTTTACGGGGTGAAACTACTTGAATGCGGAGTATAGCCTCTTTTAATTCCTCCTCTGGAAGCTCCAGATCCTTTACTTTTCTAAGTATTTCTTCTATTGCCAAGTCATCCAGCTCCCACATCAATACCTGGCCACAAATTATAACTGCCTTCACCTGGTCCCCCACCAGGATAGGTACTGCCCAGTGGACAAGTCCAGCGTGGCAGAAAAAAATATAGGGATCACATAGACCGTAAGCCTGGCGGCAGGCCTTGATATGGGTTTCCCTACAACGCTCATTACCCTCAGATACAGAATTTACCATCTGGCAAAAGGGTGAATGATAATGATAATCTTCTACCTCGAGCCACGGCTCTCCCTCGGCATTGAAGACCGCGGCCCGTACTCCTGTAGCTTCGGTAAAGGACCTTAAAAGCCTCTGTACAAGTTGCCCTTGCATATCCTGCCTCATGTCCTTTTTCATAACCTGCTTTAGAACCGGCCTCCCTTTAAAATGGCTACTAAAAGCCAGATAAAAACTACTGAGGCTATCCCGATACCTATCTCTAGCACCGGTAGCCGGAAAAACAATCTACCACCCGTTAAAGGTATAGCCCCTAACCCTGCGCTAATAATCAGGCCAGCCATTAAAATGCTAAAGGCTAAAAATATAAGGCTTAAGCTTAGTTTATTGACTGCTCCTTCTAGATGCCGGAAAAATATCCTAAGTTCTCGATGTTCGAGTTTCAAAGTAAGATCTCCACGGTTAAGCCTTAATAAAGCACCCTTTACCTGTTGGGGAAGTTCATGGGCCAGGTCTAGGTAATTCCAGAAATTTTCTTCTAGTTGTCGCCAGAGTTCCCGCGGCCGGTACCTACTATGGATAAGCTCTTTTACGTAAGGACCAGCCATCTCCACCAAGCTAATTTCAGGATCCAACTGGGTCACCAAACTCTCTAAAGAAAGGAGAGTTTTGCCTAAAAGAGAAAATTCTACCGGCATCTGGATGCGGAAACGGAAAGCTACTTCTAGAAGATCATTTATAGCCTGACCCAACTTTATATTTTTTAAAGGTATATTCAAATACCGCTCCCGCAGCCTATCTATTTCCCGGCGCAAAGCGTTGAAATCGAGGTCCTGAGGGATAACACCTAGATTGAGCATAGCCTGGATTACCTCCTGGCTACGACGCCTGACCAAACCTAATACCAGCCGGATAGCCTCCTTTCTATGTTCTTCAGACAAGCTTCCCATAAGCCCGAAATCCATAAAAACTATTTTCTCCCCCGGTAACACAGCTAAATTTCCAGGGTGGGGGTCTCCGTGGAAAAAACCTTCCACTAAAATTTGGCGATAAAAGGCTTGTACCAGATACCTAGCAATACGTTTAAGATTGTATCCCCTCCGCTTAAGTTCTTCCAAGTTGTTAAGCTTTATACCTTCCACGAATTCCATGGTGAGAACACGGCTGGTAGTATATTCCCAATATACTCGGGGGATATACACCTGGGCCTCACCCGCTAGTACCTGGCGTAACCGGTCAGCATTGCGCCCCTCCAAGGTATAATCTAACTCTTGTTTTAGGGCCCGACTAAACTCCTGCGCTATGGATACAAAATCGTAAATTTGGCCGTAGACAGTGTGACGCTGGGCCACGCGCGCAAGATAATGGAGGATCTCCAGATCAACCTGGATTACCTGTTCCACCCGCGGACGCCGGACCTTAACTATCACCCGTTGGCCTCCAGGTAAAGAGGCCAGGTGAACCTGGCCAATGGAAGCAGCTGCCAAGGGCTGGGGATCAAAACTAACAAAAATCTTTTCCCAAGCTTGCCCTAGCTCCTCCTGAAGAACAGCATATATATTCTCTGTGCTAACGGGAGAAACCTCATCTTGCAAGCGGGAAAGTTCGTTTATTATTTCCCGGGGCAATATATCTGGCCGGGTGCTTAAAAATTGCCCGAGCTTAACAAAGGTAGGCCCCAACTCTTCCAAAGCCAACCGCAGCCTCTGACCCGGTGAAAGCCTAAGTTTGTCTCTCTTGGCCACCTTGCTAAGCAAAGTGCTAAAGCCTAATTGATCTATAAAATAACCAAAACCATACCTGGCT harbors:
- a CDS encoding helix-turn-helix domain-containing protein; protein product: MPIECRLSTILGARRLKQADLIRATGLAKATVTDLYYDRAKRIDFATLEKLCKALNCQPGDLLVFVPDEEQGR
- a CDS encoding DUF4258 domain-containing protein, whose protein sequence is MLDKIRECIKEGKWAMTAHARARAGQRKIKDEEVVYALVNGEILENYPDDPRGPSALILGYTEDKRPLHVVCAFDPSGTLLIITVYEPQPPKWVDEKTRG
- a CDS encoding type II toxin-antitoxin system MqsA family antitoxin yields the protein MVTRCYLCGGKTVQRLVTAENWWGDQLTLVEGVPAWVCENCGEKYFEAEVCRILDAMREAPPAEERIMRVPVYKFPPARLAKTPSTRP
- a CDS encoding tyrosine-type recombinase/integrase, which produces MARVLRINPREKFATWEDALSAFLREKQAGGLAERSLNDYEWHIRRFFAHRPDAWSQPEALEEAVLEYFARLAPSKPSFFNTARRKLNTFFRWAMHIGIIPSNPVVKVRQRREGETPRAAAEEELAALVSFLKRRQDTFTGLRDLALLLFSLDTGTRPSEALALLPEHFNLRSYEAYIPAHISKTRLPRTVVFNAQTAKYLARLINARPAAWGPAVPVFCSENGQRMLVSSWAHRLKRYSRELGINVTPYTLRHSAAILALRSGATAFYVQRQLGHTSLNTTRRYTVLVEADLHRENAQCSPVNRLLQVRERVRKL
- a CDS encoding ISL3 family transposase, which encodes MHKISTFTLEEQENFEKILQPILEEPQDPGDIVLKVTVDPPEVCPVCNEGKLHRHGFLKENQKPKERRIRHAFLYSRWVILLWVPVRYKCYRCGKTYTLRPPGTSPWARFTKLGVQTVVYYAQRMSFTYAAQMLNLTPTRVIRLVDKYVQPNLPFDDTQEPIVLTLDELSFTGNDFVCMVGRLEPDKRPLTILEDVRTATIKAYLEELKKAGVKVEAVVIDMKDSWRKLIKAIFPSAKIIVDPFHVIQDANRRLDEARRIEQEASKEKIPRFPLIKAKERLTPRQQEALEKIKDKYPSLYELYQLKEDLRQILRMDRVEEAEAALSRWFINAECAENAEGRIWARTIKSWRSEILNLVRYTQQGRRYTNGYIEGKNTLSKMLKRLSFGFRNRIHFIKKIFLGCCPQNLIPQLLT
- a CDS encoding MtaA/CmuA family methyltransferase, encoding MDAMTPKERFLRALYRQRVDRIPVGNPTSVATVESMEACGAYFPEVHLDPEKMARLAATGYELLGFDTIAPYFSVVQEVAAFGLKINWGTLDTMPDVLENPFGDPEEIKVPTDFLDRPPVRTVLKALKILKREYGDYVCLIGKVMGPWTLSYHLHGVQNFLIKTILEPDKVHRFLARLKEVSVMFANAQLKAGADVITVADHATGDLVSGTCYRDFLLPVHQEITRQIEGPTILHICGNTIDRLEYVVLAGFSGFHFDSKVNPRRAHEIVAGRISLIGNVNNPVTLLEGTPEDVRREVFAICEAGIEIIAPECAVPLRTPNTNLKAIVEAVVEYCRVA
- a CDS encoding DUF6951 family protein, with translation MAYAKIDAGICGFITEVEVIAHDIMQAKVKINTTCPNIQKIAAELTEVNPLEEIGNKNEGSRIREFFQRYSPHAACPVPSGLVKAIEVAAGLALPRDAHIYVSR
- a CDS encoding DUF1638 domain-containing protein, translated to MQVARYIIACEVLRYELESLGVNLKEVTFLKQGLHRTPDLLRTTVQENIERLEKEGFNGVIILGYGLCGNGIAGLQTRRCRLVIPKADDCIGLLLGSRTAHERDKEKGNAYYLSRGWIEFGSDPYKEYQRCVSLYGEETARWILKEVLKGYTRVAFIDTGQSQGVEDRQYTRAFAAFCNLHYDELQGDLKWLERLINLQLDGEDFLEVFPGQAVDPKEFRTGNYW